A stretch of Rhodothermus profundi DNA encodes these proteins:
- a CDS encoding FtsK/SpoIIIE family DNA translocase — protein MATKTSRRRRSARKTTTEAAPAISPARRREILGLTLMVLGVLLTLALVTYQPSDNALARHFSLQAALDPGNNRAENALGLVGAALAYLLVARLFGYASVLLTGLLVAWGYTIFRGRRPRALPLFTSLLLLLVPLLAASFGWIGVVFNTDLHTWSGDLGLALAGWMTQVFGSVGALGLLLLGLVSTTLLLIDHDLQRSFDRLERLLASLQESVRRRWKSWRQRQTERRRERAGSSQRPHRPNTPPSRASSSPAPPTPEPRPTPAITDSTPSEEAVPRHELLRNLMHDAPPSAPPAPRQPELVVRQGIKEERADHIERPAALPATATLPPYTPPPIDLLDEAETHERRIDYEELEENKRILLDKLATYNIEITSINAIVGPTVTLYELTPAPGVKISKITALEDDLAMALAAPGIRMIAPIPGKSAIGVEIPNRHRELVRIRDVIGTARFRDAQMELPIALGKTIEGEVFLQDLTRLPHLLIAGSTGSGKSVGLNALITGLLYACHPANLKFVMIDPKKIELQQYATVVDHFLALPENAEDPIITDCAQALAVLKSCEREMEQRYDLLAKAGVRSIKDYNRRLQEGALSPEEGHRHLPYIVVIIDELADLMMTAGKDIEGPIARLAQMARAVGIHLVLATQRPSVDVITGLIKANFPARIAYQVATKVDSRTIIDQNGAEGLVGNGDMLFMMGSHLVRLQGPFVSIDEVERVTRFIAEQPGPGPYLLPGLEDEQSDEVGGNGSGDSYDELFEEAARIIVRSQQGSVSLLQRKLSIGYTRAARIVDQLEAAGIVGPFEGSKARRVLVQTEAELDELLRTLRSPS, from the coding sequence ATGGCCACTAAAACGTCCAGGCGTCGGCGCAGCGCACGTAAAACGACGACCGAAGCGGCTCCAGCTATTTCACCGGCTCGTCGGCGCGAAATTCTGGGGCTGACGCTCATGGTGCTCGGGGTGCTTCTCACCCTGGCGCTTGTAACCTATCAGCCTTCTGACAATGCGCTCGCCCGGCATTTCTCGCTTCAAGCTGCGCTGGATCCAGGCAACAATCGCGCAGAAAATGCGCTGGGACTGGTAGGAGCGGCGCTGGCTTACCTGTTGGTGGCGCGGCTGTTTGGCTATGCTTCGGTGCTGCTCACAGGTCTATTGGTCGCCTGGGGTTATACCATTTTTCGCGGCCGACGCCCGCGCGCCCTACCTTTGTTTACGAGCCTTCTGTTGCTCCTGGTGCCCTTACTGGCCGCCAGTTTCGGGTGGATTGGCGTGGTTTTCAACACCGATCTCCATACCTGGTCCGGTGATCTGGGACTGGCCCTGGCCGGCTGGATGACGCAGGTCTTCGGCTCCGTCGGAGCGCTGGGGCTGCTACTACTCGGTCTGGTCTCCACCACGTTGCTGCTCATTGACCATGACCTTCAGCGCTCGTTCGACCGGCTAGAACGCCTGCTGGCTAGCCTGCAAGAAAGTGTGCGCCGTCGATGGAAAAGCTGGCGGCAACGCCAGACCGAACGCCGTCGCGAACGCGCAGGAAGCTCCCAACGTCCGCACCGCCCAAACACTCCACCATCCCGGGCTTCCTCCTCACCTGCTCCCCCCACTCCTGAACCTCGTCCCACACCAGCCATCACAGACAGTACTCCCTCAGAAGAAGCTGTGCCGCGGCATGAACTGCTGCGCAACTTGATGCATGACGCACCGCCCTCCGCTCCTCCAGCTCCTCGCCAACCTGAACTGGTCGTCCGCCAGGGCATCAAGGAAGAACGCGCCGACCACATCGAACGCCCTGCAGCACTTCCCGCTACTGCTACACTCCCCCCGTACACCCCACCGCCCATTGATCTGCTCGACGAAGCCGAAACGCACGAACGCCGCATCGATTACGAGGAACTGGAAGAAAACAAACGCATCCTGCTGGACAAGCTGGCCACCTATAATATCGAAATCACTTCAATCAATGCGATCGTCGGACCGACCGTCACGCTTTACGAGTTAACCCCTGCACCCGGCGTCAAGATCAGCAAAATCACGGCGCTGGAAGACGACCTTGCCATGGCCCTTGCCGCTCCTGGCATCCGCATGATTGCTCCTATCCCGGGCAAGTCGGCCATTGGCGTGGAAATTCCCAACCGACACCGCGAGCTGGTCCGCATTCGTGACGTAATTGGCACGGCCCGCTTCCGGGATGCGCAGATGGAACTGCCCATTGCCCTGGGCAAGACGATCGAAGGAGAAGTGTTTCTGCAGGACCTGACCCGCTTGCCTCACCTGCTCATAGCGGGTTCAACAGGCTCGGGCAAATCGGTAGGTCTGAATGCCCTCATCACCGGGCTGCTCTACGCCTGCCACCCGGCCAACCTCAAATTCGTGATGATCGACCCTAAGAAAATTGAACTGCAGCAATACGCGACCGTGGTCGATCACTTTCTGGCACTTCCAGAAAACGCTGAAGACCCGATCATCACTGACTGTGCGCAGGCGCTGGCCGTCCTGAAAAGCTGCGAGCGCGAAATGGAGCAACGCTACGACCTGCTCGCTAAGGCTGGCGTGCGAAGCATAAAAGATTACAACCGTCGCCTCCAGGAAGGTGCCCTTTCTCCGGAAGAAGGACATCGTCACCTGCCTTACATCGTTGTGATCATCGACGAACTGGCCGATCTCATGATGACAGCGGGCAAAGACATCGAAGGTCCTATCGCTCGCCTGGCTCAGATGGCTCGTGCCGTCGGCATTCATCTGGTACTAGCCACGCAGCGTCCTTCGGTCGACGTCATCACAGGGCTGATTAAAGCGAACTTTCCTGCCCGCATTGCCTATCAAGTAGCCACCAAGGTGGACTCCCGCACCATTATCGACCAGAACGGAGCCGAAGGCCTGGTAGGAAATGGCGACATGCTCTTCATGATGGGTAGCCACCTGGTACGGCTGCAGGGTCCCTTTGTCTCAATTGACGAGGTAGAACGCGTCACACGCTTTATTGCCGAGCAGCCAGGCCCCGGTCCCTATTTGCTGCCCGGTCTCGAAGACGAGCAAAGCGATGAAGTGGGCGGCAACGGAAGTGGCGACAGCTACGATGAACTCTTTGAGGAAGCGGCCCGCATAATCGTCCGCAGCCAGCAGGGATCGGTCTCGCTGCTCCAGCGCAAGCTCTCTATTGGTTACACGCGGGCCGCGCGGATTGTGGACCAGCTCGAAGCCGCCGGCATTGTAGGCCCGTTTGAAGGCTCCAAAGCCCGCCGCGTGCTCGTGCAGACCGAAGCTGAGCTTGACGAACTGCTTCGCACGCTCCGCTCCCCTTCCTGA
- a CDS encoding dimethylarginine dimethylaminohydrolase family protein, translating to MRYLKADQLDFTIETTPPMPLPRRVLMVTPDHFDVVYVINPHMEGHVGQIDRTLARQQWEALRDTYQKLGFDVHVLEGAPGLPDMVFCANQTLPFLQENGQRGVVLSRMHAPQRRAEVPYLARFFEAQGYTLRSIPEDVPGSFEGMGDALWHPGHALLWGGYGFRTDPAVYEWLAQTLGVRVITLHLTDPDFYHLDTCLSLLDAGTALYVPAAFDDEGRALLHRLIPHLIEVPEREARELLACNAHCPDGRHVLIQRGCTETIARLRAAGFEPIELETSEFLKSGGSVFCMKLMFF from the coding sequence ATGCGCTATCTGAAAGCCGACCAGCTCGACTTCACAATTGAAACGACACCGCCCATGCCCCTGCCCCGGCGCGTGCTCATGGTAACCCCTGATCACTTCGACGTGGTCTATGTGATCAACCCGCACATGGAAGGACACGTCGGGCAAATAGACCGCACCCTCGCCCGTCAGCAATGGGAAGCCTTGCGCGACACCTACCAGAAGCTTGGCTTTGACGTGCACGTGCTGGAAGGGGCGCCTGGCTTACCTGACATGGTGTTTTGCGCCAACCAGACCCTTCCCTTTCTGCAAGAAAACGGCCAGCGCGGCGTCGTGCTGAGCCGGATGCACGCCCCCCAGCGCCGCGCTGAGGTACCTTACCTTGCCCGCTTCTTTGAAGCCCAGGGCTATACGCTACGCTCTATTCCAGAGGACGTGCCAGGGAGCTTTGAGGGCATGGGAGATGCGCTCTGGCACCCCGGCCACGCCCTCCTCTGGGGAGGATACGGCTTTCGAACCGATCCGGCCGTCTACGAATGGCTGGCGCAAACGCTGGGCGTCCGCGTGATTACGCTCCATCTAACCGATCCAGACTTTTACCACCTGGACACTTGTCTGAGCCTGCTGGACGCAGGCACCGCACTCTACGTGCCGGCCGCTTTCGACGACGAAGGCCGCGCCCTGCTGCATCGCCTGATCCCCCATCTAATCGAAGTGCCTGAGCGCGAAGCTCGTGAACTCTTGGCCTGCAACGCCCACTGCCCGGATGGCCGTCATGTATTGATCCAGCGAGGTTGCACCGAAACTATTGCGCGGCTCCGCGCAGCAGGTTTCGAACCTATTGAACTGGAAACCAGTGAATTTTTAAAGTCTGGCGGTTCTGTCTTTTGCATGAAACTGATGTTCTTCTGA
- a CDS encoding 2-phosphosulfolactate phosphatase, with product MNVEVFLTGHQVGEEDVEGRTVVVIDVLRASSTIITALANGARAVIPVADMDQAGKIAMNLDPSTYLLGGERDGDRIDGYHLGNSPLEYTPDVVQGKTIILNTTNGTRTIWNARSAQHLVIGSFLNADQVVQFIRKAKLDVTIICAGRNNRVALDDTLCAGLILYRLWEGQEPEHVSDAAHIALTQYLHDRDRLAHALRHSNHARWLSAKGYGADVEYCLQLDVCSVLPYYRENRLVVHKQQKPSESAS from the coding sequence ATGAACGTAGAGGTTTTTCTGACCGGTCATCAGGTCGGCGAAGAAGATGTCGAAGGGCGCACCGTCGTGGTGATCGACGTGCTGCGGGCTTCTTCGACCATTATCACAGCCCTGGCAAATGGCGCGCGCGCCGTCATTCCCGTAGCCGATATGGACCAGGCGGGCAAGATCGCCATGAACCTAGACCCCAGTACCTATCTGCTGGGAGGCGAACGCGACGGCGATCGCATCGACGGCTATCACCTGGGCAATTCACCGTTGGAATACACGCCGGACGTAGTCCAGGGCAAAACAATCATTCTGAACACAACAAATGGCACACGTACCATCTGGAACGCCCGCAGCGCACAGCACCTGGTAATTGGCAGCTTTCTGAACGCAGACCAGGTTGTCCAATTTATCCGAAAAGCGAAACTGGATGTTACGATTATCTGCGCGGGCCGCAATAACCGGGTTGCGCTAGACGATACGCTCTGCGCCGGCCTGATCCTCTATCGCCTCTGGGAAGGCCAGGAACCTGAACACGTTAGTGACGCCGCCCACATCGCACTGACCCAGTATCTGCACGACCGAGATCGGCTGGCACACGCGCTGCGCCATAGCAACCATGCCCGCTGGCTCAGTGCAAAAGGCTACGGCGCGGACGTGGAGTACTGCCTGCAACTGGACGTCTGTTCGGTGCTACCCTATTACCGAGAAAATCGCCTCGTAGTACACAAACAACAAAAGCCCTCCGAATCCGCGAGCTGA
- a CDS encoding SDR family NAD(P)-dependent oxidoreductase, protein MKTFKHKTILITGASSGIGEAMVYQLLDPTVKLLLVARSEAKLQTMAATLNRQGVQAQPYPCDLAQPGAAERLFQRITEDGHRVDVLINNAGFGKYGRFDQISLADTLEMLRLNIENLVALTHLCLPHMLERGDAGILNVASTAGFQGIPYLTVYAATKSFVIAFSEALHAEYSPHGITVTCLCPGPTTTAFQERAGMPVEGLRRLMESPEKVAAAGLRALLRGEIVHVSGAANAVVAHLSQLTPRRMRLAITQQLLGPRDDA, encoded by the coding sequence ATGAAAACTTTCAAACATAAAACCATCCTGATCACCGGGGCCTCAAGCGGCATCGGAGAGGCCATGGTCTACCAACTGCTTGATCCAACCGTTAAACTGCTGCTGGTAGCTCGCTCGGAAGCAAAACTGCAGACCATGGCGGCGACCTTGAACCGTCAGGGAGTCCAGGCGCAGCCTTATCCATGCGATCTAGCTCAACCTGGCGCAGCCGAAAGATTGTTCCAACGCATCACCGAGGACGGCCACCGGGTGGACGTACTCATCAACAATGCAGGCTTCGGCAAATATGGCCGCTTCGATCAGATCAGTCTGGCTGATACGCTAGAAATGCTCCGGCTCAACATTGAGAACCTGGTAGCGCTCACCCACCTCTGCCTTCCTCATATGCTGGAACGCGGCGATGCAGGCATCCTGAACGTAGCTTCAACGGCCGGATTTCAGGGCATCCCCTACCTGACCGTTTATGCGGCTACCAAAAGCTTTGTCATTGCCTTCTCTGAAGCGCTCCACGCAGAGTACAGCCCCCACGGGATTACGGTAACCTGCCTGTGTCCGGGTCCCACAACCACCGCCTTTCAGGAACGTGCCGGTATGCCGGTTGAAGGCCTTCGGCGCCTGATGGAATCCCCCGAGAAGGTAGCGGCAGCAGGTCTGCGGGCCCTACTGCGAGGCGAAATCGTGCACGTTAGCGGCGCAGCCAATGCAGTGGTTGCCCATCTCAGCCAGCTTACTCCCCGACGGATGCGGCTGGCCATCACGCAACAACTGCTGGGTCCCCGCGATGACGCCTGA
- the prmC gene encoding peptide chain release factor N(5)-glutamine methyltransferase translates to MANGQEVRQTITQAELLQQAIQRLEAAGVPDARRNAEWILCEVLGCSRAQLYAYPERPVDAARQAHVAALLTRRLRREPLQYVLGYVEFLGLRLEVGPGVLVPRPETEWLTEQVLQEMPAAPAQRVLDVGTGSGCIALAIKHHRPDAEVWACDISLDALTIAQRNARRLRLNVHWVVADVLATSFPESVPGSFDLIVSNPPYLAWHEADELPPEVRDYEPPIALYAGEDPLRFYRALARHGHVLLKQGGRLACEVHAHYGSDVVRLFERSGYEKVRLEHDLAGNPRLVWAWKLS, encoded by the coding sequence ATGGCCAACGGACAGGAGGTGCGTCAGACCATCACGCAGGCTGAGCTATTGCAACAGGCTATCCAACGACTGGAGGCAGCCGGAGTGCCCGACGCGCGTCGGAACGCTGAATGGATACTTTGTGAGGTGCTCGGGTGTTCTCGAGCGCAGCTTTACGCGTACCCGGAGCGACCGGTCGATGCAGCCCGGCAGGCGCATGTTGCTGCGTTACTGACGCGGCGCCTGCGGCGTGAGCCGCTGCAATATGTGCTGGGATATGTGGAATTCTTAGGGCTTCGACTGGAGGTAGGACCCGGGGTGTTGGTGCCGCGTCCGGAGACAGAGTGGCTGACCGAGCAAGTGCTGCAGGAAATGCCTGCTGCTCCGGCACAACGCGTGCTGGACGTGGGGACAGGCAGTGGCTGCATTGCGCTGGCTATCAAACATCACCGACCGGATGCGGAGGTGTGGGCCTGCGACATCAGTCTGGACGCGCTAACGATTGCGCAGCGCAATGCCAGACGACTGAGGCTGAACGTGCACTGGGTGGTAGCTGATGTGCTGGCAACGTCGTTTCCGGAGAGCGTTCCTGGTTCGTTTGACCTGATAGTGTCCAATCCACCTTACCTGGCGTGGCACGAAGCGGATGAACTCCCCCCTGAAGTGCGAGATTACGAGCCTCCAATCGCCCTGTATGCGGGCGAGGACCCGCTCCGTTTCTACCGTGCGCTGGCCCGGCATGGCCACGTTCTGTTAAAGCAGGGCGGACGATTGGCCTGTGAGGTGCACGCGCATTACGGAAGCGACGTGGTCCGGCTCTTTGAACGGTCGGGGTATGAGAAGGTGCGGCTGGAGCATGATCTGGCCGGTAACCCTCGGCTGGTATGGGCCTGGAAGCTTTCATAG
- a CDS encoding phosphoglycerate kinase: MPTLRKLTIDDLDLKGKRVLVRVDFNVPLKENEQGNLVVADDTRIRETLPTIRAILQAGGKAILMSHLGRPKGKPDPKYSLAPVARRLEELLGVRVRFVSNIVGEAVRQAIHSMPEGGVLLLENTRFHPGETKNDPELARQLAELADVYINDAFGSAHRAHASTEGVAHYVRQAAMGYLMKREVEYLSRLLDHPEHPFVAILGGAKVSDKIGVIKNLLPRVDRLLIGGAMSYTFLKALGHGVGASRVEEDRLEEARTLYETAAGKMMLPVDHVVAPEFSNDAPRQVVERDIPEGLMGLDIGPKTIARYREEILQARTVVWNGPMGVFEMSNFAQGTFAIAEALAEATDRGALTVVGGGDSVAAITQAGYADRVSHVSTGGGAMLEFLEGKTLPGLAALTDKP, from the coding sequence ATGCCAACGCTTCGCAAGCTGACCATTGACGACCTCGACCTGAAAGGCAAACGCGTGCTGGTACGCGTCGATTTCAACGTGCCGCTCAAAGAAAACGAACAGGGCAACCTGGTCGTTGCCGACGACACGCGCATTCGGGAAACCCTGCCTACCATTCGAGCTATCCTGCAGGCAGGCGGCAAGGCGATCTTGATGAGCCACCTGGGTCGCCCCAAGGGCAAACCCGACCCTAAATACAGCCTGGCGCCGGTAGCCCGCCGCCTCGAAGAGCTGCTGGGCGTGCGCGTCCGCTTCGTGAGCAATATTGTGGGAGAGGCCGTTCGCCAGGCCATTCACAGCATGCCAGAGGGCGGCGTACTTCTGCTCGAAAACACACGCTTCCATCCCGGTGAGACGAAAAACGATCCGGAACTGGCCCGTCAATTGGCCGAACTGGCCGATGTATACATCAACGATGCCTTTGGGTCGGCCCATCGCGCTCACGCTTCCACCGAGGGCGTTGCGCACTATGTCAGGCAGGCGGCTATGGGCTATCTGATGAAGCGCGAAGTGGAATATCTGAGTCGCCTGCTGGACCATCCTGAGCACCCCTTCGTGGCAATTCTGGGGGGTGCCAAGGTCTCTGATAAGATCGGGGTGATTAAAAACCTGCTACCCCGTGTTGATCGGCTGCTCATTGGAGGCGCCATGAGTTATACCTTCCTCAAAGCTCTGGGCCACGGGGTAGGCGCCTCGCGCGTAGAGGAAGATCGCCTGGAAGAGGCCCGAACGCTCTACGAAACAGCAGCCGGTAAAATGATGCTCCCCGTCGATCACGTGGTGGCCCCTGAATTTTCCAACGACGCCCCCAGGCAGGTTGTCGAAAGAGACATTCCCGAAGGCCTCATGGGCTTAGACATTGGTCCCAAGACGATCGCGCGCTACCGCGAAGAAATCCTACAGGCGCGCACAGTAGTCTGGAATGGCCCCATGGGGGTCTTTGAAATGTCCAACTTTGCCCAGGGCACCTTTGCTATCGCTGAGGCGCTGGCGGAGGCTACCGACCGAGGCGCCCTGACCGTGGTAGGCGGCGGCGACTCGGTGGCCGCCATCACGCAGGCTGGCTACGCAGACCGCGTCAGCCATGTCTCGACAGGTGGCGGTGCCATGTTAGAATTCCTGGAAGGCAAAACGTTGCCGGGCCTGGCAGCGCTAACCGACAAGCCATAA
- a CDS encoding prephenate dehydrogenase, producing the protein MIERITICGLGLIGGSLAMAWKRARPELHLTAFDRREVLAQARDLGVVDATAEDIADAVAEADLVVLAAPVRGILYLLEEIGPHLKPGTRVTDVCGVKRPIMAHARATLPDTVTFIGGHPMAGSERRGLAHADPFLFENATYVLCPPPTLSAETLQQAHGDLLELIRLLGARVLLLDAERHDAIAATVSHLPQLLAVLLVNTAAERSKGDDTFLQLAAGGFRDMTRIASSPFDLWRDVLFANEGPLLDTLGHFAANLQRLRNRLIEEDEQALQQAFEQARQTRARIPRDTKGFLHPLADLFVRIEDRPGALYRITRALYEAGLNIQDIELLKIREGMGGTFRLGFATEADADQACQVLRQAGIEAFRPDNER; encoded by the coding sequence ATGATCGAGCGGATCACCATCTGCGGCCTGGGTCTGATCGGCGGGTCCCTGGCAATGGCCTGGAAGCGAGCGCGCCCTGAGCTGCATCTGACTGCTTTTGACCGACGCGAGGTGTTGGCCCAGGCGCGCGATCTTGGCGTGGTGGATGCGACCGCAGAAGACATAGCCGACGCAGTCGCAGAAGCTGACCTGGTCGTACTAGCAGCACCCGTACGTGGCATTCTGTATTTGCTGGAAGAAATTGGGCCCCACCTTAAGCCAGGCACCCGCGTAACCGACGTCTGCGGCGTCAAGCGTCCTATTATGGCGCATGCCCGGGCTACGTTGCCAGACACCGTCACGTTCATCGGGGGCCATCCAATGGCAGGCTCGGAACGACGCGGTCTGGCTCATGCCGATCCGTTTCTGTTCGAGAATGCTACCTACGTGCTGTGCCCCCCACCCACCCTCTCGGCTGAAACCCTGCAGCAAGCGCACGGCGACCTGCTGGAGTTGATCCGTCTCCTGGGCGCTCGCGTGCTCCTGCTCGACGCCGAGCGCCATGACGCCATTGCAGCTACCGTTAGCCACCTTCCTCAACTGCTGGCCGTCCTGCTTGTCAACACCGCCGCAGAACGGAGCAAGGGCGACGACACGTTCCTGCAACTGGCAGCCGGCGGCTTTCGGGACATGACCCGCATCGCTTCCTCTCCCTTTGACCTGTGGCGCGACGTGCTCTTTGCCAACGAAGGCCCCCTACTCGACACGCTCGGCCATTTTGCTGCCAACCTGCAGCGCCTGCGCAACCGCCTCATCGAAGAAGATGAGCAGGCACTCCAACAGGCCTTTGAACAGGCCCGTCAGACGCGCGCCCGCATCCCTCGTGATACCAAAGGCTTTCTACATCCCCTGGCTGATCTGTTTGTCCGCATCGAGGATCGCCCCGGCGCACTCTACCGAATCACGCGCGCCCTCTATGAAGCCGGACTCAATATTCAGGATATCGAACTGCTAAAAATCCGCGAAGGCATGGGCGGTACATTCCGCCTGGGCTTTGCCACCGAAGCCGATGCCGATCAGGCCTGCCAGGTGCTCCGGCAAGCTGGCATTGAAGCCTTCCGTCCTGACAATGAAAGATAA
- a CDS encoding type I restriction enzyme HsdR N-terminal domain-containing protein yields the protein MEALNFPAYSFRLQRRGGQVYLLDPLRRRWVRLTPEEWVRQHLAQYLVQALGCPPSLVALEVSFADQGMARRADLLVYDRQGRPLLLAECKAPSVSITQEVVEQAGRYNRVVRAPYLLVTNGQVHYAWRIDSARHTMTPLTHLPSFAEMIRRM from the coding sequence ATGGAAGCTTTGAATTTTCCAGCCTATTCGTTTCGATTGCAGCGGCGAGGCGGCCAGGTATATTTGCTGGATCCGTTGCGACGGCGCTGGGTGCGGTTGACGCCGGAAGAATGGGTGCGGCAGCATCTGGCGCAGTATCTGGTGCAGGCGCTGGGCTGCCCGCCTTCCCTGGTGGCCCTGGAGGTATCGTTTGCAGACCAGGGAATGGCGCGGCGGGCTGATTTGCTGGTGTATGACCGGCAAGGGCGTCCGTTATTGCTAGCCGAATGCAAGGCACCGTCAGTGTCGATCACGCAGGAGGTGGTGGAACAAGCCGGTCGCTACAACCGCGTAGTCCGCGCACCCTATCTGCTTGTTACAAATGGGCAGGTGCACTATGCCTGGCGTATTGATTCTGCGCGCCATACCATGACTCCCCTGACCCATCTTCCTTCGTTTGCGGAGATGATACGCAGGATGTAG
- the gcvT gene encoding glycine cleavage system aminomethyltransferase GcvT: MAETMQKRTPLYDRHMALGARMMRFGGFEMPVQYTSIIDEHLAVRQAAGLFDVSHMGEIFVRGPRAFEFVQQLITNDASRLYDGRALYTVMCTPEGGVVDDLLVYRFDAETYLLVVNAANIEKDFAWMQEHNSMGAQLENRSDEIALLALQGPAAFTIARHFVPDLSPDNPRYYHFRVMEPGTFLGCRWAVLSHTGYTGEPGLEIYCYADEAANVWDALLEVGQAHGLKPAGLGARDTLRLEAGYCLYGNELDESTNPLEAGLSWVVKFDKGHFIGREALLRIKEAGPARRLIGLVLEARGIPRAGYPIVDATETPIGQVTSGSLSPVLQQGIALGYVPNQPAYTEPGQPLGVQIRRQILPAHVHKPPFVKLHKK, encoded by the coding sequence ATGGCTGAAACCATGCAAAAACGCACGCCTCTCTACGACCGGCATATGGCCCTGGGTGCTCGCATGATGCGCTTTGGCGGCTTCGAAATGCCGGTGCAGTACACCAGTATCATTGACGAACACCTGGCCGTCCGCCAGGCAGCCGGCCTGTTTGACGTGTCCCACATGGGAGAGATTTTCGTCCGAGGCCCCCGCGCCTTTGAATTCGTGCAACAGCTTATCACAAACGATGCCAGCCGGCTCTACGACGGCCGGGCGCTTTACACTGTCATGTGCACACCTGAGGGCGGCGTTGTGGACGATCTGCTGGTCTACCGCTTCGACGCGGAGACGTACCTGCTGGTCGTTAACGCAGCCAACATTGAAAAAGACTTTGCCTGGATGCAGGAGCACAACTCCATGGGAGCCCAGCTAGAAAATCGCTCAGACGAAATCGCCCTGTTGGCACTGCAGGGACCGGCCGCCTTTACGATTGCCCGGCACTTTGTGCCCGATCTGTCCCCGGACAACCCCCGCTACTACCATTTTCGGGTCATGGAACCCGGCACCTTTCTGGGATGTCGCTGGGCCGTCCTCTCACACACAGGCTACACCGGTGAGCCAGGCCTGGAAATCTACTGCTACGCCGACGAAGCCGCTAACGTCTGGGATGCCCTGCTCGAAGTAGGCCAGGCGCATGGCCTGAAGCCAGCCGGCCTGGGCGCCCGCGACACGCTCCGGCTGGAAGCCGGCTACTGCCTTTATGGGAACGAACTGGATGAATCCACCAATCCGCTGGAGGCCGGATTAAGCTGGGTCGTTAAATTCGATAAGGGACATTTTATTGGCCGCGAAGCATTGCTGCGCATTAAGGAAGCCGGACCAGCACGGCGCTTGATCGGGCTTGTTCTGGAGGCACGGGGGATTCCCCGCGCAGGTTACCCCATCGTTGATGCTACCGAAACCCCTATCGGCCAGGTAACCAGCGGCAGTCTCTCTCCTGTTTTGCAACAGGGTATTGCCCTGGGATACGTTCCCAACCAACCCGCCTACACCGAGCCGGGACAACCGCTTGGCGTACAGATCAGACGCCAGATTCTACCAGCCCACGTGCATAAACCACCGTTCGTCAAGCTTCACAAAAAATAA